In the Candidatus Omnitrophota bacterium genome, one interval contains:
- a CDS encoding glycosyltransferase, translating into MNTSNPSQSLLSVVVVSDYEADEEKTWKDERCILEALASQDIGAPFDVILVENNSGGDSAPQELYRIFPRLQIIFTDESQSAKMKDEGVKRVQTEYVAVLEADCLPNREWLRTLHEALLRNKDFSIVSGRTTYGDETAYKRCLSVLDRSFDNLGRTGKTRHVSNNGALYRCSVLKDFPYPEAVTPFLSSRMRIQAMRASGHKFYFEPGAVMRHAIGGLNFIRDFRRNTGYADMMEHPHKKSSRIPRLLWGRFKRELSDCLRLGPVYLKWHDWPLLMLLLVIVPFFEIPGMLDAVRGEKSIPQSAYR; encoded by the coding sequence ATGAATACATCCAATCCATCACAATCACTTTTGAGCGTTGTCGTTGTCTCAGACTATGAGGCGGACGAAGAGAAGACCTGGAAAGATGAGCGGTGTATCCTGGAGGCCCTTGCCAGCCAGGATATCGGCGCGCCGTTTGATGTCATTCTGGTCGAGAATAACAGCGGCGGAGATTCTGCCCCGCAGGAACTTTACCGCATCTTCCCCCGCCTTCAGATTATTTTTACGGATGAATCGCAATCGGCGAAAATGAAAGACGAGGGCGTCAAGCGCGTCCAAACCGAATATGTCGCCGTGCTCGAAGCGGATTGCCTCCCGAACCGGGAATGGCTGAGGACCCTTCATGAGGCTCTCCTCCGGAATAAGGATTTCTCCATTGTCAGCGGGCGTACGACCTACGGGGATGAAACGGCCTATAAGCGTTGTCTCAGTGTTTTGGACCGTTCGTTCGACAACCTCGGCCGCACGGGGAAAACACGGCATGTCTCCAATAACGGAGCTCTTTACCGGTGTTCCGTGCTAAAGGATTTTCCTTACCCCGAGGCCGTGACTCCTTTCCTTTCCTCTAGGATGCGGATCCAGGCGATGAGGGCCAGCGGCCATAAGTTCTATTTTGAGCCGGGGGCGGTCATGCGCCACGCGATCGGGGGGCTGAATTTTATCAGGGATTTCCGGCGCAACACCGGATACGCGGACATGATGGAACATCCCCACAAGAAATCGTCCCGGATCCCCAGATTATTATGGGGGCGTTTCAAACGGGAACTCTCGGACTGCCTGCGCCTGGGACCCGTTTATCTCAAATGGCACGACTGGCCGCTGTTGATGTTATTGTTGGTGATTGTGCCTTTCTTCGAAATTCCCGGAATGCTGGACGCGGTCAGAGGGGAGAAAAGCATCCCTCAATCCGCCTACCGGTGA
- a CDS encoding DUF5666 domain-containing protein, giving the protein MKKINGLTLVVALVASMVVFVLPGEAASLEGRIKNIAANSLTISQEGSMLPTSVEIGQDTQFQEGAALDNLKQGDQVKVEYTEEGGRKMAVSIGRIEGQTMSDTAPKGY; this is encoded by the coding sequence ATGAAGAAGATCAATGGTCTTACCCTCGTTGTGGCGCTCGTGGCTTCAATGGTCGTGTTCGTCCTTCCGGGAGAAGCGGCTTCTCTCGAGGGGAGAATCAAGAACATTGCGGCCAACTCTCTGACCATCAGTCAGGAAGGCAGCATGTTGCCGACGAGCGTTGAAATCGGCCAGGACACGCAGTTTCAGGAAGGAGCCGCCCTGGACAACCTGAAACAAGGAGATCAGGTGAAGGTGGAGTATACGGAAGAAGGTGGCAGAAAAATGGCCGTCTCCATCGGGAGAATTGAAGGCCAGACAATGTCTGACACAGCGCCCAAGGGGTACTGA